A portion of the Thermus thermamylovorans genome contains these proteins:
- a CDS encoding nitrilase-related carbon-nitrogen hydrolase, with translation MPFRTLLALQAEVRPEHYRSGKAFRERVFALLEPLAGTPPPRLAALPELFGLPLLLHLEGEFHPRELLRDPLSPWRRARQAYGVFREAMAEAARAFGTYLLAGTLLSPPYEEELARGRFARTPLFQNLALFFNPEGRLLAQVPKMELTPPERWLRRGSFGPHLVETRAGKVGILICLDGFFERHLDRVDAWGAQILLQPSANPAPWDRPWPWDPSRKEGEVWLASARERLLGRENLRLLLNPMLNGRILGLAFEGRSGIYGPGEALLLARAPLGDEALLYAPPWA, from the coding sequence GTGCCCTTCCGCACCCTCCTCGCCCTCCAGGCCGAGGTCCGGCCCGAGCACTACCGCTCGGGGAAGGCCTTCCGGGAGCGGGTCTTCGCCCTCCTCGAGCCCCTCGCGGGCACCCCTCCGCCCCGCCTCGCCGCCCTTCCCGAGCTCTTCGGCCTCCCCCTCCTCCTCCACCTGGAGGGGGAGTTCCACCCCCGGGAGCTCCTGCGGGACCCCCTCTCCCCCTGGCGGCGGGCCCGGCAGGCCTACGGGGTGTTCCGGGAGGCCATGGCCGAGGCCGCCAGGGCCTTCGGCACCTACCTCCTGGCGGGCACCCTCCTCTCCCCCCCCTACGAGGAGGAGCTGGCCCGGGGGCGCTTCGCCCGCACCCCCCTTTTCCAGAACCTGGCCCTCTTCTTCAACCCGGAAGGCCGCCTCCTGGCCCAGGTGCCCAAGATGGAGCTGACCCCGCCGGAGCGCTGGCTCCGGCGGGGAAGCTTCGGCCCCCACCTGGTGGAGACCCGGGCGGGGAAGGTGGGGATCCTGATCTGCCTGGATGGGTTCTTTGAACGGCACCTGGACCGGGTGGACGCCTGGGGAGCCCAAATCCTCCTCCAGCCCTCCGCCAACCCCGCCCCCTGGGACCGGCCCTGGCCCTGGGACCCGAGCCGGAAGGAGGGGGAGGTCTGGCTGGCCTCGGCCCGGGAAAGGCTTTTGGGCCGGGAAAACCTCCGGCTCCTCCTCAACCCCATGCTGAACGGGCGGATCCTGGGCCTGGCCTTCGAGGGGCGAAGCGGGATCTACGGCCCCGGGGAGGCCCTCCTCCTGGCCCGGGCCCCCCTGGGGGACGAGGCCCTGCTCTACGCCCCGCCCTGGGCCTAG
- a CDS encoding sulfite exporter TauE/SafE family protein has product MTLALLGALLVGLSLGLLGSGGSILTVPVLVYLLGEPPKQAIAESLLIVGSIALLGGVPYALRGLVDGRSVLLFGLPGMAGTYLGAWLSRFVTGEVQLLAFALVMLLAAYLMARPAPLRPGGPGGRKAWKIVLDGISVGALTGFVGVGGGFLIVPALVLLGGLPIHLAIGTSLFVIALKSFAGFYKYLQLLPAEGLAVDYTVAGLFVLVGTLGSLLGGRLAVRLPQGSLKRGFALFLVVMGVFVAVQSLAG; this is encoded by the coding sequence GTGACCCTGGCCCTCCTGGGCGCCCTCCTCGTCGGCCTCTCCCTGGGCCTTTTGGGCTCGGGGGGGTCCATCCTCACCGTGCCCGTCCTGGTCTACCTCCTGGGGGAACCCCCCAAGCAGGCCATCGCGGAAAGCCTCCTCATCGTGGGGAGCATCGCCCTCCTGGGAGGGGTGCCCTACGCCCTCCGGGGGCTGGTGGACGGGCGGAGCGTCCTCCTCTTCGGCCTGCCGGGGATGGCGGGGACCTACCTCGGCGCCTGGCTCTCCCGCTTCGTGACGGGGGAGGTGCAGCTCCTGGCCTTTGCCCTGGTGATGCTCCTGGCGGCCTACCTCATGGCCCGGCCCGCCCCCCTCCGCCCCGGGGGCCCGGGGGGGCGCAAGGCGTGGAAGATCGTCCTGGACGGGATCTCCGTGGGGGCCCTCACGGGGTTCGTGGGGGTGGGCGGGGGGTTTCTGATCGTCCCCGCCCTGGTCCTCCTGGGGGGGCTCCCCATCCACCTGGCCATCGGCACCAGCCTCTTCGTCATCGCCCTCAAGTCCTTCGCCGGGTTCTACAAGTACCTGCAGCTCCTGCCCGCGGAGGGCCTGGCGGTGGACTACACCGTGGCGGGCCTCTTCGTCCTGGTGGGGACCCTGGGGAGCCTCCTGGGGGGGAGGCTGGCGGTGCGCCTGCCCCAGGGGAGCCTGAAGCGGGGCTTCGCCCTCTTCCTGGTGGTCATGGGGGTCTTCGTGGCGGTGCAGAGCCTGGCGGGCTAG
- the hemH gene encoding ferrochelatase, with the protein MNVLLMAYGTPYAPEEIEPYYTDIRRGKRPPEDLLHELSERYAAIGKSPLNEITLAQAIRLQALLNLEAPPYPRRLLGPFPPRAPQGPARVYVGTKHWHPTVGEAVAAMHEDGVRRAVAIVAAPHYSLRSVAEYREKVEAALKALPEPIDFAWVESYEAHPGLIAALARRLEEAIWRLKDPAKAAYVFTAHSIPVSAVERGDPYPHQVERTAELIARRLSLPRYSVAYQSAGRTPEPWLGPDINEHLRALREGGFEEVVVQAVGFPADHLEVYYDLDLEAQATAREVGLRLLRARSLNADPDYIQVLKELVEAAWLR; encoded by the coding sequence ATGAACGTCCTCTTGATGGCCTACGGAACCCCCTACGCCCCCGAGGAGATCGAGCCCTACTACACGGACATCCGCCGGGGCAAGCGCCCCCCGGAGGACCTTTTGCACGAGCTTTCCGAGCGCTACGCCGCCATCGGCAAAAGCCCCCTCAACGAGATCACCCTGGCCCAGGCCATAAGGCTCCAGGCCCTCCTGAACCTGGAGGCCCCCCCCTACCCCAGGCGCCTCCTGGGCCCCTTCCCCCCCCGCGCCCCCCAGGGTCCGGCCCGGGTCTACGTGGGCACCAAGCACTGGCACCCCACCGTCGGGGAGGCGGTGGCCGCCATGCACGAGGACGGGGTCAGGCGGGCGGTGGCCATCGTGGCCGCCCCCCACTACTCCTTGCGGAGCGTGGCCGAGTACCGGGAGAAGGTGGAGGCCGCCCTCAAGGCCCTCCCCGAGCCCATCGACTTCGCCTGGGTGGAGAGCTACGAGGCCCACCCCGGGCTCATCGCCGCCCTGGCCCGCCGCCTGGAGGAGGCCATCTGGCGGCTCAAGGACCCCGCAAAGGCGGCCTACGTCTTCACCGCCCACTCCATCCCCGTCTCCGCCGTGGAGCGGGGGGACCCCTACCCGCACCAGGTGGAAAGGACGGCGGAGCTCATCGCCAGGAGGCTCTCCCTCCCCCGCTACTCCGTGGCCTACCAGTCGGCGGGGCGCACCCCTGAGCCCTGGCTGGGCCCCGACATCAACGAGCACCTCAGGGCCCTGAGGGAGGGGGGCTTTGAGGAGGTGGTGGTCCAGGCGGTGGGCTTCCCCGCGGACCACCTGGAGGTCTACTACGACCTGGACCTGGAGGCCCAGGCCACCGCAAGGGAGGTGGGGCTGCGGCTCCTCCGGGCTAGAAGCCTCAACGCCGATCCCGACTACATCCAGGTGCTCAAGGAGCTGGTGGAGGCCGCGTGGCTCAGGTAG
- a CDS encoding peptidylprolyl isomerase, which yields MRALFLALALGLALAQEDPVVAQVGPETLTKSQFELRFGLFAKSALRQLGLPDTEETRELLQGYRPAYLEALAEERALLLLARARGFWPAPERVAAGVARLQEAFPTEEALLQALREAGVPGLEAYRALLAEALALEALEGHYRSRLQASPAALRALWLLSPEFRHPALYCARHILLPTLEAAQEARARLEGGEAFAQMARELSQDPGSKEAGGDLGCAPEGTYIPPFERALLALKPGEVSGPVESRFGFHLILLERVVPPGRYPLEGVEEALKAQVEALAWAKLVRALIRPYPIRLFPERL from the coding sequence ATGCGTGCCCTTTTTCTGGCCCTGGCCCTGGGTCTCGCCCTCGCCCAGGAGGACCCCGTGGTGGCCCAGGTGGGGCCCGAAACCCTCACCAAGAGCCAGTTTGAGCTCCGCTTCGGCCTCTTCGCCAAGAGCGCCCTCCGCCAGCTCGGCCTTCCCGACACCGAGGAGACCCGGGAGCTCCTCCAGGGGTACCGCCCCGCCTACCTGGAGGCCCTGGCGGAGGAACGGGCCCTCCTCCTCCTCGCCCGGGCCAGGGGGTTCTGGCCCGCCCCCGAGAGGGTGGCGGCCGGGGTTGCCCGGCTCCAGGAGGCCTTTCCCACGGAGGAGGCCCTCCTCCAGGCCCTCCGGGAGGCCGGGGTGCCGGGCCTCGAGGCCTACCGCGCCCTCCTCGCGGAGGCCCTGGCCCTGGAGGCCCTGGAGGGGCACTACCGCTCCCGGCTCCAGGCCTCCCCCGCGGCCCTGAGGGCCCTATGGCTCCTCTCCCCCGAGTTCCGCCACCCGGCCCTCTACTGCGCCCGGCACATCCTCCTCCCCACCTTGGAGGCGGCCCAGGAGGCCCGGGCCCGCCTGGAGGGGGGCGAGGCCTTCGCCCAGATGGCCCGGGAGCTATCCCAAGACCCCGGGTCCAAGGAGGCGGGGGGCGACCTGGGCTGCGCCCCCGAGGGGACCTACATCCCCCCCTTCGAGCGGGCCCTCCTGGCCCTGAAGCCGGGGGAGGTGTCCGGGCCGGTGGAGAGCCGGTTCGGCTTCCACCTCATCCTCCTGGAGCGGGTGGTGCCCCCGGGCCGTTACCCCCTGGAGGGGGTGGAGGAGGCCCTGAAGGCCCAGGTGGAGGCCCTGGCCTGGGCCAAGCTGGTCCGGGCCCTTATCCGGCCCTACCCCATAAGGCTCTTTCCCGAGCGCCTCTAG
- a CDS encoding SpoVR family protein, with protein MREELRSWAEKLRERALAAGLSFPPVLFEEVGPEEMAMLAAYGGFPHRYPHWRWGSEYLRYRETYRYGLGRIYELVVNTHPVHAYLLRGNTLLAQKLVMAHVYAHADFFQNNLAFRPIPKDMLDEMGHHAAYVKKAMERHGARSVEEFLDMALSLENLIDPHAPYIQRPQEAEEEERPRERLRVRPYLDPYVNPPPEPPKEAEEGARPRPLPPKPTRDVLGFLAQHAPLAPWQKGILEIVREESLYYVPQAATKILNEGWATYWHTRLLLPLLSPEEAVEFAELQAGLLASPGLNPYRLGYLLLKEVEERWDKGRFGPEYEALPLGEKLRYERPVGEGLKKLFQVRIVHTDLSFLEEFLTPEFALRRNLVAPEELPRFAEAKRTLLFRLTNAGYPIVELRDANYANRGELFLEHAYEGMELDLKKAKAVLENLHRLWGRPVHLKTVVGGKEALLSAGA; from the coding sequence GTGCGGGAGGAACTGCGGTCCTGGGCGGAAAAACTTAGGGAGCGGGCGCTGGCGGCAGGGCTTTCCTTCCCCCCCGTGCTCTTCGAGGAGGTAGGCCCGGAGGAGATGGCCATGCTGGCCGCCTACGGGGGCTTTCCCCATCGCTATCCCCACTGGCGGTGGGGCAGCGAGTACCTGCGCTACCGGGAAACCTACCGCTACGGCCTAGGGCGCATCTACGAGCTGGTGGTGAACACCCACCCCGTGCACGCCTACCTCCTGCGGGGCAACACCCTCCTGGCCCAGAAGCTGGTCATGGCCCACGTCTACGCCCACGCGGACTTCTTCCAGAACAACCTGGCCTTCCGGCCCATCCCCAAGGACATGCTGGACGAGATGGGCCACCACGCCGCCTACGTGAAAAAGGCCATGGAGCGGCACGGGGCCAGGAGCGTGGAGGAGTTCTTGGACATGGCCCTCTCCCTGGAGAACCTCATCGACCCCCACGCCCCCTACATCCAAAGACCCCAGGAGGCAGAAGAGGAGGAAAGGCCCCGGGAACGCCTCCGGGTGCGCCCTTACCTGGACCCTTACGTGAACCCGCCCCCCGAGCCCCCCAAGGAGGCGGAGGAGGGAGCGAGGCCCAGGCCCCTCCCCCCTAAGCCCACCCGGGACGTCCTGGGCTTTTTGGCCCAGCACGCCCCCCTGGCCCCCTGGCAGAAGGGGATCTTGGAGATCGTCCGGGAGGAAAGCCTCTACTACGTGCCCCAGGCGGCCACCAAGATCCTCAACGAGGGCTGGGCCACCTACTGGCACACCCGGCTCCTCCTCCCCCTCCTCTCCCCGGAGGAGGCGGTGGAGTTCGCCGAGCTGCAGGCGGGGCTCCTCGCCTCCCCGGGCCTCAACCCCTACCGGCTGGGCTACCTCCTCCTCAAGGAGGTGGAAGAGCGCTGGGACAAGGGGCGGTTCGGCCCTGAGTACGAGGCCCTGCCCCTGGGGGAAAAGCTGCGCTACGAGAGGCCCGTGGGCGAGGGCCTGAAGAAGCTCTTCCAGGTGCGCATCGTTCACACCGACCTCTCCTTCCTGGAGGAGTTCTTAACCCCAGAGTTCGCCCTGAGGCGGAATCTGGTGGCCCCCGAGGAGCTTCCCCGCTTCGCCGAGGCCAAGCGGACCCTCCTCTTCCGCCTGACCAACGCGGGCTACCCCATCGTGGAGCTTCGGGACGCCAACTACGCCAACCGGGGGGAGCTCTTCCTGGAGCACGCCTACGAGGGGATGGAGCTGGACCTGAAGAAGGCCAAGGCGGTGCTGGAGAACCTGCACCGCCTCTGGGGGCGTCCCGTCCACCTGAAGACGGTGGTGGGGGGCAAGGAGGCCCTGCTCTCCGCCGGGGCCTAG
- the pdo gene encoding protein disulfide oxidoreductase gives MALLGPKEQEIVRERLARLERDVELVLFTDTSTLIAPGKEPCLYCKETKQLLEEVSALSDRLHLVVHDLATPEGRERAREYRVEAAPTLILREKGSEAINLRYRGIPAGYEFASLLEDLEMLGKEGHGLPEGVVQELNSLPEEVVLQVFVTPTCPYCPQAVRTAHRLAYASPKVFGEMVEANEFPELSSRYGIHGVPDTVVNGGKERILGAQPLSQFLQAIRKAVGVKA, from the coding sequence ATGGCGCTACTGGGACCGAAGGAGCAGGAGATCGTGCGCGAGCGGCTTGCCCGCCTGGAGCGGGACGTGGAGCTGGTCCTCTTCACCGACACCTCCACCCTCATCGCCCCGGGCAAGGAGCCCTGCCTGTACTGCAAGGAGACCAAGCAGCTTTTGGAGGAGGTTTCCGCCCTTTCCGACAGGCTTCACCTGGTGGTCCACGACCTGGCCACCCCCGAGGGGCGGGAGAGGGCCAGGGAGTACCGGGTGGAGGCGGCCCCCACCCTGATCCTGCGGGAGAAGGGCTCGGAGGCCATCAACCTCCGCTACCGGGGGATCCCCGCGGGGTACGAGTTCGCAAGCCTCCTGGAGGACCTGGAGATGCTGGGCAAGGAGGGCCACGGCCTCCCCGAGGGGGTGGTGCAGGAACTCAACAGCCTTCCCGAGGAGGTGGTCCTCCAGGTTTTCGTCACCCCCACCTGCCCCTACTGCCCCCAGGCGGTGCGCACCGCCCACCGCCTGGCCTACGCCTCCCCCAAGGTCTTTGGGGAGATGGTGGAGGCCAACGAGTTCCCCGAGCTCTCCAGCCGCTACGGCATCCACGGGGTGCCAGACACCGTCGTGAACGGGGGCAAGGAGCGGATCCTGGGGGCCCAGCCCCTCTCCCAGTTCCTCCAGGCCATCCGCAAGGCGGTGGGGGTCAAGGCCTAG
- a CDS encoding rhodanese-like domain-containing protein, protein MYETQVKDLTPEEAKRLYDQGAAFVDVREVEEYAQARIPQAQLIPLSEFAARYGEIPKDRPVVLYCRTGNRSWQAAAWLAAQGYGNVYNLDGGIVRWYRSGLPVDTAPVEAGYGAAPFQEVGPLEARRLLEEAFVVDVREPWEYGEGHVPGAVNIPLSTLPARLAELPKDRPILLVCNSGNRSGVAADFLVSQGFPGERVYNLEGGTYAWLGAGLPVER, encoded by the coding sequence GTGTACGAGACCCAGGTGAAGGACCTCACGCCCGAAGAGGCCAAGAGGCTTTACGACCAGGGGGCGGCCTTCGTGGACGTGCGGGAGGTGGAGGAGTACGCCCAGGCCCGGATCCCGCAGGCCCAGCTCATCCCCCTCTCCGAGTTCGCCGCCCGCTACGGGGAGATCCCCAAAGACCGGCCCGTGGTCCTCTACTGCCGCACAGGGAACCGCTCCTGGCAGGCGGCGGCCTGGCTTGCCGCCCAGGGCTACGGGAACGTCTACAACCTGGACGGGGGGATCGTCCGCTGGTACCGCTCGGGCCTCCCCGTGGACACCGCCCCGGTGGAGGCAGGCTACGGGGCCGCCCCCTTCCAGGAGGTGGGGCCCCTCGAGGCGAGGCGGCTCCTGGAGGAAGCCTTCGTGGTGGACGTGCGGGAGCCCTGGGAGTACGGGGAGGGGCACGTGCCCGGGGCGGTGAACATTCCCCTTTCCACCCTGCCCGCCCGCCTCGCGGAGCTCCCCAAGGACCGGCCCATCCTCCTGGTGTGCAACTCGGGGAACCGCTCCGGGGTGGCCGCGGACTTCCTGGTGAGCCAGGGCTTCCCCGGGGAGCGGGTCTACAACCTGGAGGGGGGCACCTACGCCTGGCTGGGGGCGGGGCTTCCCGTGGAGCGGTGA
- a CDS encoding TlpA disulfide reductase family protein produces the protein MDGLQLGPLVVPWARAQAFLALLALVLAAEVLARRVDRRLALWAYNAILVGLVGGRLGFVLEHWPIYARDPLSALYVWQGGFHPLWGILAGGGYTLMTLPKHLWRYAFFSALAAGLVAGLLLTRTGGGEEVRLPALPLTTLEGQAVNLRDFQGKPVVLNAWATWCPPCRRELPMMMRLDREHPEVHFLFVSQGEGPLVVRRYLEEAGLEAPWVLLDPETRLSQALGLQGLPTTLFFDREGRLVARHLGEISEAVLLGYLRVLR, from the coding sequence ATGGACGGCCTCCAGCTTGGCCCCCTGGTCGTCCCCTGGGCCCGGGCCCAGGCTTTCCTGGCCCTCCTGGCCTTGGTCCTGGCCGCCGAGGTCCTGGCCCGCAGGGTGGACCGCAGGCTCGCCCTCTGGGCCTACAACGCCATCCTGGTGGGCCTCGTGGGGGGCAGGCTGGGGTTTGTGCTGGAACACTGGCCCATTTACGCCCGAGACCCCCTCTCGGCCCTCTACGTGTGGCAGGGGGGGTTCCACCCCCTATGGGGTATCCTGGCAGGAGGAGGGTACACGCTCATGACCCTGCCCAAGCACCTCTGGCGCTACGCCTTCTTCTCCGCCCTGGCGGCGGGCCTCGTGGCCGGTCTCCTCCTCACCCGCACCGGGGGAGGGGAGGAGGTGCGCCTCCCCGCCCTACCCCTCACCACCCTCGAGGGGCAGGCGGTGAACCTGCGGGACTTCCAGGGAAAGCCCGTGGTTCTCAACGCCTGGGCCACCTGGTGCCCTCCCTGCCGCCGGGAGCTGCCCATGATGATGCGCCTGGACCGGGAGCACCCCGAGGTCCACTTCCTCTTCGTGAGCCAGGGGGAGGGCCCCCTGGTGGTGCGCCGCTACCTGGAGGAGGCGGGCCTCGAGGCCCCCTGGGTCCTCCTGGACCCCGAGACCCGCCTCTCCCAGGCCCTGGGCCTCCAGGGGCTGCCCACCACCCTCTTCTTCGACCGGGAGGGGCGGCTCGTGGCCCGGCACCTGGGGGAGATCTCGGAGGCGGTGCTCCTCGGGTACCTGCGGGTCCTGCGCTAG
- a CDS encoding rhodanese-like domain-containing protein, producing the protein MARLALLALLTLGLLAACGPKGGYRDVGPEELYRAVGSEALIVDVRTPQEFFAGHVPGAVNYPLEGIATWADRLPKDRPVYVYCRSGNRSRQAVEYLARRGYTNLYHVQGGVLAIEGVGYPLVR; encoded by the coding sequence GTGGCCCGCCTGGCCCTACTGGCCCTCCTGACCTTAGGGCTCCTCGCCGCCTGCGGGCCCAAGGGCGGCTACCGGGACGTGGGCCCGGAGGAGCTCTACCGGGCGGTGGGCTCGGAGGCCCTCATCGTGGACGTGCGCACCCCCCAGGAGTTCTTCGCGGGCCACGTGCCCGGGGCGGTGAACTACCCCTTGGAGGGCATCGCCACCTGGGCCGACCGCCTCCCCAAGGACCGCCCCGTCTACGTCTACTGCCGCAGCGGCAACCGCAGCCGCCAGGCGGTGGAGTACCTGGCCCGCAGGGGCTACACCAACCTGTACCACGTGCAGGGCGGGGTGCTGGCCATCGAGGGGGTGGGGTACCCCTTGGTGCGCTGA
- the hemE gene encoding uroporphyrinogen decarboxylase, translating into MGGVRDLILKAARGEPTPRPPVWFMRQAGRYQKEYQEIRRRYTLPEIVQNPEVCAEVTLLPVRQLGVDAAILFADITTPLYGMGVDLSLVEGRGPVIHRPIRDEKGVEALRPLVPEEAVPFVLEAIRLLKRELPVPLIGFAGAPFTLASYLIEGGPSRHFKEVKAFMYREEALWHRLMGQLAEAMARYLRAQVEAGADLLQVFDSWVGALSPADYRRYVKPHMARLFQELRPLGVPVVHFGVGTMGLLEDMKEAGGDVMGLDPHTPLPWARDLLGRTPVQGNLDPAVLFAPQEVIRREVARILEENAGRPGHIFNLGHGILPGTPVASVRYVVELVKEVAA; encoded by the coding sequence ATGGGGGGCGTGAGGGACCTCATCCTCAAGGCGGCCCGGGGGGAGCCCACCCCCAGGCCCCCCGTCTGGTTCATGCGCCAGGCGGGCCGCTACCAGAAGGAGTACCAGGAGATCCGCCGCCGCTACACCCTCCCCGAGATCGTGCAGAACCCCGAGGTCTGCGCCGAGGTCACCCTCCTCCCCGTGCGGCAGCTGGGCGTGGACGCGGCCATCCTCTTCGCCGACATCACCACCCCCCTTTACGGCATGGGGGTGGACCTTTCCCTGGTGGAAGGGAGGGGTCCGGTGATCCACCGCCCCATCCGGGACGAGAAGGGGGTGGAAGCCCTAAGGCCCCTCGTGCCCGAGGAGGCGGTGCCCTTCGTCCTGGAGGCCATCCGCCTCCTGAAGCGGGAGCTTCCCGTCCCCCTCATCGGCTTCGCCGGGGCCCCCTTCACCCTGGCGAGCTACCTCATCGAGGGGGGGCCCAGCCGCCACTTCAAGGAGGTGAAGGCCTTCATGTACCGGGAGGAGGCCCTTTGGCACCGGCTCATGGGGCAGCTGGCCGAGGCCATGGCCCGCTACCTGCGGGCCCAGGTGGAGGCGGGGGCCGACCTCCTCCAGGTTTTCGACTCCTGGGTGGGGGCCCTATCCCCTGCCGACTACCGCCGCTACGTGAAGCCCCACATGGCCAGGCTCTTCCAGGAACTCAGGCCCCTGGGGGTGCCCGTGGTCCACTTCGGGGTGGGGACCATGGGGCTCCTCGAGGACATGAAGGAGGCGGGGGGCGACGTGATGGGCCTGGACCCCCACACCCCCCTCCCCTGGGCCCGGGACCTCCTGGGGAGGACCCCGGTGCAGGGCAACCTGGACCCCGCGGTCCTCTTCGCCCCCCAGGAGGTGATCCGGCGGGAGGTGGCCCGGATCCTGGAGGAGAACGCCGGCCGCCCTGGGCACATCTTCAACCTGGGCCACGGGATCCTGCCCGGCACCCCGGTGGCAAGCGTGCGCTACGTGGTAGAACTCGTGAAGGAGGTTGCGGCATGA
- a CDS encoding MBL fold metallo-hydrolase, with translation MIFRQIYEDGLAQMSYLLGCAATGEALVVDPKREVDTYLELAESLGLRIAAVAETHIHADYLSGARELARATGATLYLSDEGDEHWKYRGLEGFPHVLLEDGDEFRVGNIRVKAVHTPGHTPEHLSFLVADGAVADEPLLFLTGDFVFVGDVGRPDLLEEAAGIRGTAVPGARRMFQSLKEKFLTLPDHVQVWPGHGAGSACGKALGALPATTVGYERRHAWWAEYLERDDEEGFVRALLQGQPEAPTYFKEMKRLNRDGMPLLGGIPHPGRLTKAQFDRYLREGAILVDTRDKFAFAGGHLPGSINIPAGKNFATWAGWLLPYDRPLVLLAHPAEVEGLSRALIRIGLDEVVGYIPGLQGYAEGELETVPQITAREAKALWERGEAVVLDVRGRDEYLAGHIPGALNIHAGRVLAHLNRLPKDKPLIVHCVGGDRSSTAISALLAHGFRNALNLTGGIRAWGQEGFPVAKGEELVSA, from the coding sequence ATGATCTTCCGGCAGATCTACGAGGACGGGCTGGCCCAGATGAGCTACCTCCTGGGCTGCGCCGCCACCGGGGAGGCCCTGGTGGTGGACCCCAAGCGGGAAGTGGACACCTACCTGGAGCTGGCCGAATCCCTGGGCCTCCGGATCGCCGCCGTGGCCGAGACCCACATCCACGCGGACTACCTCTCGGGGGCGAGGGAGCTGGCCCGGGCCACGGGGGCCACCCTCTACCTCTCCGACGAGGGGGACGAGCACTGGAAGTACCGGGGCCTGGAGGGCTTCCCCCACGTCCTCCTCGAGGACGGGGACGAGTTTAGGGTGGGGAACATCCGGGTCAAGGCGGTGCACACCCCCGGCCACACCCCCGAGCACCTCTCCTTCCTGGTGGCCGACGGGGCGGTGGCCGACGAGCCCCTCCTCTTCCTCACCGGGGACTTCGTCTTCGTGGGGGACGTGGGCCGCCCGGACCTCCTGGAGGAGGCCGCGGGGATCAGGGGCACGGCGGTGCCCGGGGCCCGGCGCATGTTCCAAAGCCTCAAGGAGAAGTTCCTCACCCTTCCCGACCACGTCCAGGTCTGGCCCGGCCACGGGGCGGGAAGCGCCTGCGGCAAGGCCCTGGGAGCCCTCCCCGCCACCACCGTGGGCTACGAGCGCCGCCACGCCTGGTGGGCGGAGTACCTGGAGCGGGACGACGAGGAAGGGTTTGTGCGGGCCCTCCTCCAGGGCCAGCCCGAGGCCCCCACCTACTTCAAGGAGATGAAGCGGCTGAACCGGGACGGCATGCCCCTCCTGGGGGGTATCCCCCACCCGGGCCGCCTCACCAAGGCCCAGTTCGACCGGTACCTGCGGGAGGGGGCCATCCTGGTGGACACCCGGGACAAGTTCGCCTTCGCCGGGGGCCACCTGCCGGGGAGCATCAACATCCCCGCGGGCAAGAACTTCGCCACCTGGGCGGGGTGGCTCCTCCCCTACGACCGGCCCCTCGTCCTCCTGGCCCACCCCGCGGAGGTGGAGGGCCTCTCCCGGGCCCTGATCCGCATCGGCCTGGACGAGGTGGTGGGGTACATCCCGGGCCTCCAGGGGTACGCGGAGGGGGAGCTGGAGACCGTCCCCCAGATCACCGCCCGGGAGGCCAAGGCCCTCTGGGAACGGGGGGAGGCCGTGGTCCTGGACGTGCGGGGCCGGGACGAATACCTGGCGGGGCACATCCCCGGGGCCCTGAACATCCACGCCGGGCGGGTGCTGGCCCACCTGAACAGGCTTCCCAAGGACAAGCCCCTGATCGTCCACTGCGTGGGCGGGGACCGGTCCAGCACCGCCATCAGCGCCCTCCTGGCCCACGGCTTCCGGAACGCCCTGAACCTCACGGGGGGGATCCGGGCCTGGGGGCAGGAGGGCTTCCCCGTGGCCAAGGGGGAGGAGCTGGTCAGCGCCTAG